CGGCCCGACTTACCTGCTAGAAAAGACAGGTGGTAAAAGCGACGATTATCGTAAAGGATAAAACATAGATCAAACAATAGATTCAGTTGGTGTTCTGATAACGAATGGAGGGGTCCGATGAGCGTTGAAGATCAAAAAATTCCGCAAGCTACAGCAAAACGTCTGCCATTGTACTATCGGTTTTTAAAAAATCTTTCTTCATCAGGAAAGCTTCGTGTATCCTCTTCTGAACTTAGTGAAGCTGTGAAAGTAGACTCTGCCACAATAAGAAGGGATTTTTCCTATTTTGGAGCACTAGGTAAGAAGGGTTATGGATACAATGTCAATTATCTGCTGACGTTTTTCAGGAAAACGCTTGATCAAGATGAAGTGACAAAGGTCATGTTGATAGGGGTAGGAAACTTGGGGACAGCCCTATTGCATTATAACTTCTTGAAAAATGACAACACACGTATCGAGTTGGCTTTTGACGTTGATGAAAAGAAAGTAGGTACTGATATCAGCGGTGTACCGATCCATCATTTGGATGAATTGAAGAATTTCGCTGACGCTGATGTATCCGTTGCAATCTTGACTGTTCCTGCTAACAACGCACAGGCTGTAGCAGATCAATTGGTGGAAATCGGGGTCAAAGGAATCCTGAACTTCACGCCAGCACGACTGACGGTACCCGAACACGTACGTATTCATCACATAGATCTTGCAGTCGAGCTGCAATCGTTGATTTATTTTTTAAAGCATTACCCGTTGGATTAATTTGTTCATCCATTTTTTAAGGGAGGTGACCAGGATGCTTGGTCCAGGAAGTTGGATAATAATCGGAGTTGTGGCACTATTGATTTTCGGTCCTAAAAAATTACCTGAGCTTGGAAGAGCGGCAGGAAAAACGTTGAAAGAGTTTAAGAATGCAACAAGCGGGCTTGTAGAAGACGATGATGATAAAAAGAAAGAAAAGAAGAACACTCAAACGAAAACAGATGAGGAATAGACAGGAAGGTAGTTTTGTATGACGGAAAAACAAATGACACTTCAAAATCATATTGAAGAACTGCGCAAAAGGGTTTTTATCGTCATACTTGTTTTTGTAGGAGCGTTCATTGCGGGATTCTTTCTAGCGATGCCGCTTATACAATATTTGCAGAAAACCCCAGAGGCAGCTGGATTGGAGCTTAATGTCTTCAATCTGACAGACCCTTTGAGGGTTTTCCTGGATTTCGCTTTTCTGATTGCGTTATTGATCTCTTCACCAATTGCGCTTTATCAGCTGTGGGCGTTCGTAAGCCCTGGTTTGTATGAAAAAGAGCGAAAGGCAACCCTGATGTACATTCCGCTTACATTTTTGTTATTTATAGCGGGATTATCCTTTTCCTACTTCATTTTGTTTCCGTTCGTCATTGATTTCATGAATGGCCTGGCTGATCTTTTGGGAGTAGAAGAAGAGTATGGAATCAATGAATACTTTCATTTCTTGTTCAGGCTGACGCTGCCATTCGGGATTCTGTTCCAGTTTCCGGTTGTGATCATGTTTTTGACGCGGTTAGG
The Alkalihalobacillus sp. TS-13 genome window above contains:
- the tatC gene encoding twin-arginine translocase subunit TatC, yielding MTEKQMTLQNHIEELRKRVFIVILVFVGAFIAGFFLAMPLIQYLQKTPEAAGLELNVFNLTDPLRVFLDFAFLIALLISSPIALYQLWAFVSPGLYEKERKATLMYIPLTFLLFIAGLSFSYFILFPFVIDFMNGLADLLGVEEEYGINEYFHFLFRLTLPFGILFQFPVVIMFLTRLGLVTPAVLRKIRKYSYFGLLVVAGLITPPELISHLMVTVPLILLYEISILISGFAYRKAMRTAAKAEEEDSA
- a CDS encoding redox-sensing transcriptional repressor Rex is translated as MSVEDQKIPQATAKRLPLYYRFLKNLSSSGKLRVSSSELSEAVKVDSATIRRDFSYFGALGKKGYGYNVNYLLTFFRKTLDQDEVTKVMLIGVGNLGTALLHYNFLKNDNTRIELAFDVDEKKVGTDISGVPIHHLDELKNFADADVSVAILTVPANNAQAVADQLVEIGVKGILNFTPARLTVPEHVRIHHIDLAVELQSLIYFLKHYPLD
- a CDS encoding twin-arginine translocase TatA/TatE family subunit, with the protein product MLGPGSWIIIGVVALLIFGPKKLPELGRAAGKTLKEFKNATSGLVEDDDDKKKEKKNTQTKTDEE